In the genome of Candoia aspera isolate rCanAsp1 chromosome 1, rCanAsp1.hap2, whole genome shotgun sequence, one region contains:
- the LTO1 gene encoding protein LTO1 homolog, whose protein sequence is MAAVEGEPDAFDAIVMAETRFHGEGYREGYAEGIHAGVMEGRQYGVQQGASIGSEVGSYLGFAVMWQQLLWKTSDEKYSKKIKVLELLIEMIQNFPLDDPVYGKLQDDLEKIRGRFKQVCSLLHIPSDLRLGSERIPFSF, encoded by the exons ATGGCGGCCGTTGAAGGGGAACCGGACGCTTTCGATGCTATAGTGATGGCAGAAACGAG ATTTCATGGTGAAGGCTATCGGGAGGGTTATGCTGAAGGAATCCATGCTGGTGTTATGGAAGGAAGGCAATACGGAGTGCAACAGGGTGCCAGCATTGGCTCAgaa GTAGGGTCATACCTTGGTTTTGCAGTGATGTGGCAACAGTTGCTTTGGAAAACATCAGATGAAAAATACAG CAAAAAGATAAAAGTCCTGGAGCTGCTAATAGAGATGATTCAAAATTTTCCTTTGGACGATCCAGTCTATGGCAAACTTCAAGATGACTTGGAGAAAATTAGGGGACGGTTTAAACAA gtttgctCATTACTGCATATTCCATCTGATTTAAGACTTGGTTCTGAGAGaattccattttcattttga